A stretch of Alkalicella caledoniensis DNA encodes these proteins:
- a CDS encoding MutS-related protein — MLFFQGNSYNGTNFQEIWDSLSPISPYGKRHKKSVKALVNKKVLENEYRLTNELLKMIIDNPKEMLFLSDLLVCSKDVVPLVNKAYKGLVLEEEEFFNLKSWLLLLEDIKHISDKVGIDKLKEFKLEKMNDCLSLISPGNQGPSFYLVDSLSEELARLRMESHNIKTQLFNHLANLKKQIEKKLDVKFNVEDKIKVSKFDVELVDLLREQEDLFYYGESYSHIEFKLKQDSFVIDLKHRADFINSKMEKEEYLVREMLTKQLTPFIPKILQNCKRIGRLDWTLIKAYYAKETQGLPPEINETDLISIKNGRNPILENVLLKKNKVITPLNIEILEGVAVITGPNMGGKSVALKTIGLLVALAQHGLLVPCTYMTFRPRKFLFYSQNDGQSIYNGLSTFGWEIRDIKKALAYRNKKGLYLIDELARGTNPLEGGALALSIANYLNGSNSISVMTTHFEELVNKDFRQLRIVGLSNLSKLELRRALKGRTGLEIVEKLMDYNLEDMNEMGLPKEGVMIAALMGLPKEIIDFAENIIESGRRKEDG; from the coding sequence ATGTTATTCTTTCAAGGGAACTCATATAATGGAACAAATTTTCAAGAAATTTGGGATTCATTATCTCCCATATCACCATACGGTAAACGGCATAAAAAGAGTGTAAAAGCTTTAGTTAATAAAAAGGTTTTAGAAAATGAATATAGACTAACTAATGAGCTGTTAAAAATGATCATTGATAATCCTAAAGAGATGCTGTTTCTAAGTGATTTACTGGTATGCAGTAAGGATGTAGTCCCATTGGTAAATAAGGCCTATAAGGGTTTAGTTTTAGAGGAAGAGGAATTTTTTAATTTAAAAAGTTGGTTGTTGTTACTTGAGGATATTAAACATATATCTGATAAAGTTGGTATTGACAAATTAAAAGAGTTTAAGCTGGAGAAAATGAATGATTGCTTAAGTCTAATTTCTCCTGGCAACCAGGGTCCAAGCTTTTATTTAGTGGATTCCCTTAGTGAGGAATTAGCAAGACTTAGAATGGAAAGCCATAATATCAAAACACAGCTATTTAATCATCTAGCTAACTTGAAAAAACAGATAGAGAAAAAACTTGATGTCAAGTTCAATGTAGAAGATAAAATTAAAGTAAGCAAATTTGACGTAGAACTAGTCGACTTATTAAGGGAGCAAGAAGATTTGTTTTACTATGGAGAATCCTACTCCCATATAGAGTTTAAGCTTAAGCAAGATAGTTTTGTTATAGATTTAAAGCATCGCGCAGACTTTATCAACTCAAAAATGGAAAAAGAAGAGTACCTTGTCCGGGAAATGTTAACTAAACAACTAACCCCTTTCATACCAAAAATCCTACAAAACTGTAAGAGGATAGGTAGACTTGATTGGACACTTATTAAAGCCTACTATGCAAAAGAAACACAAGGTCTACCCCCAGAAATAAATGAAACAGATTTAATCTCAATAAAAAATGGCAGAAATCCCATCTTAGAAAATGTACTATTAAAAAAGAACAAAGTCATAACTCCCTTAAATATTGAAATATTAGAAGGAGTAGCAGTTATTACAGGCCCTAACATGGGAGGAAAATCTGTGGCGTTAAAAACCATAGGCTTATTGGTAGCATTGGCTCAACACGGGTTGTTGGTCCCATGTACTTACATGACATTTAGACCCAGGAAATTCCTATTTTATTCTCAAAATGACGGTCAATCCATTTACAACGGGTTAAGTACCTTTGGTTGGGAAATCAGAGATATCAAAAAAGCACTGGCTTATAGAAATAAAAAAGGACTTTATTTAATAGATGAATTAGCAAGGGGAACAAATCCTTTAGAAGGTGGAGCCTTAGCTTTGTCTATTGCTAACTATTTAAATGGAAGTAATAGTATATCAGTTATGACCACCCATTTTGAGGAACTTGTGAACAAAGATTTTAGGCAGCTAAGAATTGTAGGTTTAAGTAACTTGTCAAAGTTAGAGCTCCGTAGAGCTTTAAAGGGTAGAACAGGTTTAGAAATTGTGGAGAAACTTATGGACTACAATTTAGAAGATATGAACGAAATGGGGCTACCAAAAGAGGGGGTAATGATTGCTGCTCTAATGGGCTTGCCTAAAGAGATAATAGATTTTGCAGAGAATATCATAGAATCTGGAAGGAGGAAGGAAGATGGCTAA
- the moaC gene encoding cyclic pyranopterin monophosphate synthase MoaC: MGEFTHFNNSGRAKMVDVSEKSMTKREAVAQGRIYMAPETIAKVLEGQMKKGDVLSVAQVGGILGAKKTWDLIPMCHNIMISGLDIEFKVVEDKSYIEATCVAKTSGATGIEMEALTGVSVALLTIYDMCKAVDKKMNIGHISLLSKTGGKTDFFG; the protein is encoded by the coding sequence ATGGGAGAATTCACACACTTTAACAACTCTGGAAGAGCAAAAATGGTAGATGTCTCTGAAAAGAGTATGACAAAAAGAGAAGCAGTGGCTCAGGGCAGGATTTACATGGCACCAGAAACCATAGCAAAAGTTTTAGAAGGCCAAATGAAAAAGGGTGATGTACTTTCTGTGGCCCAGGTGGGTGGAATATTAGGTGCTAAAAAAACATGGGATCTTATTCCAATGTGCCACAACATTATGATTTCTGGTTTGGATATTGAATTTAAAGTGGTGGAAGATAAGTCATACATAGAAGCCACCTGTGTAGCCAAAACCAGTGGAGCAACGGGTATTGAAATGGAAGCTCTAACAGGCGTTTCAGTGGCACTTTTAACCATCTATGACATGTGCAAGGCCGTGGATAAAAAAATGAACATTGGCCATATTAGTCTACTTAGTAAAACTGGTGGAAAAACAGATTTTTTTGGATAA
- a CDS encoding sigma-54 interaction domain-containing protein: protein MKNEIISGILESIDEGIHAVDKNGITIYYNPKAASLDGLEPSDVIGKDVLEIFPSLDRSSSTLIKVLKSQKPIFNQQQTYSNYKGKTVITVNTTLPIFRHNEFIGAVEISKDVTQVKQLSDKVHQLQLSLYKRDSSKDTKLNELYQFGDILGNSKELLTVIKKAEQVAKNNSTIVVFGETGVGKELLVQSIHSCSPRQNKPFIAQNCAALPESLLEGILFGTVKGSFTGAENKGGLFELASGGTLFLDEINTMPQSLQAKILRAIEEKKIRRIGDTKEREVDVRIVVALNIAPEDALEKGQLREDLYYRLNVVNLKIPPLRDRKEDIPVLIDAFIDKYNNKFNAKIMGMDNRALKVFIDHQWPGNIRELKNYIEQIFNFKHEGIVKVEDLPSALIGKAIFTQKNESLREKMFNYEKDIILQAYLKNQGNVTKTAQVLEIPRQTLQYKLKQLNIKTM from the coding sequence TTGAAAAATGAAATCATTAGTGGAATTCTTGAGAGTATAGATGAAGGGATACATGCTGTTGATAAGAATGGTATAACCATATACTATAATCCCAAAGCAGCTAGCCTTGATGGTCTTGAACCGTCAGATGTTATTGGAAAAGATGTTTTAGAAATTTTTCCATCCTTAGACAGATCATCAAGTACATTGATTAAGGTGCTAAAAAGCCAAAAACCTATATTTAATCAACAACAAACCTACTCTAATTATAAAGGTAAAACAGTTATAACAGTTAATACAACCCTGCCTATTTTTAGGCATAATGAATTTATAGGTGCAGTAGAAATATCCAAAGATGTTACTCAAGTTAAACAACTTTCTGATAAAGTGCACCAACTACAGCTTAGTTTGTATAAACGAGATAGTTCAAAAGATACTAAGTTAAATGAATTGTACCAATTTGGAGATATATTAGGAAATAGCAAAGAATTACTAACAGTTATAAAGAAAGCTGAACAGGTTGCAAAGAATAACTCGACAATAGTGGTTTTTGGTGAAACAGGTGTAGGTAAAGAGTTACTAGTGCAGTCCATACATAGTTGTTCTCCACGGCAAAACAAACCTTTTATAGCTCAAAATTGTGCAGCTTTGCCTGAATCATTATTGGAAGGTATCTTATTTGGTACAGTTAAAGGTAGCTTTACAGGAGCGGAAAATAAAGGGGGATTATTCGAACTAGCTTCAGGTGGGACGCTTTTTTTGGATGAAATAAATACCATGCCACAAAGCTTACAAGCAAAAATCCTAAGGGCCATAGAAGAAAAAAAGATTAGAAGAATAGGTGATACAAAGGAAAGGGAAGTTGATGTAAGAATTGTAGTCGCTCTAAACATAGCGCCAGAGGATGCCTTAGAAAAAGGGCAGCTCAGGGAAGACTTGTATTACAGACTAAATGTGGTTAATTTAAAAATCCCGCCACTAAGAGATAGGAAAGAAGATATACCTGTTTTAATAGATGCTTTTATTGATAAATATAATAATAAGTTCAATGCAAAAATAATGGGGATGGACAATAGAGCTTTAAAGGTATTCATTGATCATCAATGGCCAGGAAACATAAGAGAGCTAAAAAACTATATTGAACAGATTTTTAATTTCAAACATGAAGGCATAGTTAAAGTTGAGGATTTGCCTTCTGCCCTAATAGGGAAGGCTATCTTTACACAGAAAAATGAGAGTCTACGAGAAAAAATGTTTAATTATGAAAAAGATATAATACTTCAGGCATATCTAAAAAACCAAGGCAATGTAACAAAAACAGCACAAGTTTTAGAAATACCCCGTCAAACCCTACAATATAAGTTAAAACAGTTAAATATAAAAACTATGTAG
- a CDS encoding pyruvoyl-dependent arginine decarboxylase: MLQTPIKFKILAGSAEGATTLNAFDNALLASGVVRGLF, from the coding sequence GTGTTACAAACACCTATAAAATTCAAGATATTAGCAGGTAGTGCTGAAGGAGCAACTACACTGAACGCTTTTGACAACGCATTATTAGCATCAGGAGTAGTTAGGGGGTTATTTTAA
- a CDS encoding XapX domain-containing protein, whose translation MREVILALLAGGAVGAIFAKVGLPVPAPPNLAGLMGIAGIMFGYILANKFF comes from the coding sequence ATGAGAGAAGTTATATTAGCATTGTTAGCAGGAGGAGCTGTAGGAGCCATTTTTGCTAAGGTTGGGCTACCTGTGCCTGCCCCACCTAACCTTGCTGGGCTTATGGGGATAGCTGGCATAATGTTTGGATACATTTTGGCCAATAAGTTTTTCTAA
- a CDS encoding OAM dimerization domain-containing protein — MEVDLTCVKPYGDTLNDGAIQLSFTLPIHHSDEAREAAIIIAKRMGLEEPSVVHMQDLGTKFTFFVIYGKCQHSVDFTKVKVAKVEQEVMDYYEINQYIRENIKRKITVVAACTGTDAHTVGIDAIMNMKGYAGKYGLERYPEIEAINMGSQVPNEELVAKAIEANADGILVSQVVTQKNVHIPNMTELVEILEAEGMRDKIVLIAGGPRINHELAIELGYDAGFGPGTTPPDVATFIVKQMMERRIK, encoded by the coding sequence ATGGAGGTTGATTTAACTTGCGTTAAGCCCTATGGGGACACCCTAAACGATGGGGCTATCCAGCTATCATTTACCTTGCCTATACACCATAGCGATGAAGCTAGAGAGGCAGCCATTATAATAGCTAAAAGAATGGGACTTGAAGAACCTAGTGTGGTTCATATGCAAGACCTAGGTACAAAATTTACTTTCTTTGTTATTTATGGTAAATGCCAGCATAGTGTTGATTTTACAAAGGTCAAGGTGGCTAAAGTTGAACAGGAAGTCATGGATTATTATGAAATAAATCAATATATTAGGGAGAATATTAAGAGAAAAATAACAGTTGTTGCGGCATGCACTGGAACTGATGCTCACACTGTGGGTATAGACGCCATAATGAATATGAAAGGATATGCAGGTAAGTATGGCCTAGAGAGGTACCCTGAAATAGAAGCTATAAACATGGGAAGCCAAGTACCAAACGAAGAACTAGTTGCAAAGGCTATTGAGGCAAATGCAGATGGAATACTTGTGTCTCAAGTTGTTACACAAAAAAATGTGCACATTCCAAATATGACAGAACTTGTTGAGATACTAGAAGCTGAAGGTATGAGAGATAAAATTGTTCTAATTGCCGGGGGACCACGTATCAACCACGAACTGGCCATTGAGCTAGGTTATGATGCAGGTTTCGGCCCAGGAACCACCCCGCCCGATGTTGCCACTTTTATTGTAAAGCAGATGATGGAAAGGAGAATTAAATAA
- the speE gene encoding polyamine aminopropyltransferase, which produces MEMWYTEKQTPSVSLSLKTAKTLHVEQTDFQHLAMIETEAFGRMLVLDGMVQTSVMDEFVYHEMITHPALYTHQNPKNVLVIGGGDGGTIREIIKHPSVEKATLVEIDGRVIELSKQYLPEIAVALTGNPKVDVRVEDGIKHIQESKDTYDVILVDSTEPVGPAVGLFSQDFYKGIFEALKEDGLMVAQTESPFFNADLITNVNKRLNNIFPHVQTYLASIPTYPSGLWSFTMASKKYKTEDVNTESLYNIDTKYFTLDILKAATRLPKFVQDLVKGD; this is translated from the coding sequence ATGGAAATGTGGTATACAGAAAAGCAAACACCCTCTGTGAGTCTATCCTTAAAAACTGCTAAGACCCTTCATGTTGAACAAACTGATTTTCAACATTTAGCAATGATTGAGACTGAAGCTTTTGGTCGTATGCTGGTATTAGATGGTATGGTACAAACATCTGTAATGGACGAGTTTGTTTATCATGAAATGATTACACATCCGGCTTTATATACCCATCAAAATCCAAAGAATGTTTTAGTAATCGGAGGTGGAGATGGTGGTACCATTCGTGAGATTATAAAACACCCCTCTGTTGAAAAAGCAACCTTAGTTGAGATTGATGGAAGAGTAATAGAGCTTAGTAAGCAATACCTACCTGAGATAGCTGTAGCTTTAACAGGTAACCCTAAAGTTGACGTTAGAGTGGAAGATGGTATAAAGCACATTCAAGAATCTAAGGATACCTACGATGTAATTCTAGTTGATTCAACTGAACCAGTTGGACCTGCAGTTGGACTCTTTAGTCAGGATTTCTACAAAGGGATCTTTGAGGCATTAAAAGAAGATGGACTAATGGTTGCTCAGACAGAATCTCCTTTCTTTAATGCGGATTTGATAACCAATGTTAACAAAAGGCTAAACAATATTTTCCCCCATGTGCAAACTTATTTAGCAAGTATTCCTACTTATCCAAGTGGGTTATGGAGCTTCACAATGGCATCTAAAAAGTACAAAACAGAAGATGTTAATACAGAATCTCTTTATAACATTGATACAAAATACTTTACTTTAGATATCTTAAAAGCAGCAACTAGACTTCCTAAGTTTGTTCAAGACTTAGTAAAGGGTGATTAA
- a CDS encoding L-erythro-3,5-diaminohexanoate dehydrogenase encodes MKGCPYGTHRVIEPKGLLPQPAWRINNDMEIYDNEILIDVISLNIDSASFTQIKEQARNEGRTVESIVSETVERRGKQHNPVTGSGGMLIGTIKEIGALLKGKIDLMEGDKVATLVSLSLTPLKINKIKNIREDSDQIDIEGQAILFESGIYAKLPKDMDEKLALAVLDVAGAPAQTARLVNPEDTVVVIGAGGKSGILCLYEAKKKAGAKGKVIAIEYSKEGCDRIIKSQLADIVIQGDATNPIAILESILEVNAQNLADITINCVNIQNTEMATILATKDRGKVYFFSMATSFTAAALGAEGVGKDIDMLIGNGYAKDHSEIALGILRESKTIRDMFEEIYV; translated from the coding sequence ATGAAAGGATGTCCGTACGGAACACATAGGGTGATAGAGCCAAAAGGATTATTGCCTCAACCTGCATGGAGAATTAATAATGACATGGAAATCTATGATAATGAAATACTAATTGATGTAATTTCGTTAAACATAGATTCAGCAAGTTTTACACAGATAAAAGAACAAGCAAGAAATGAAGGACGTACAGTGGAGTCAATTGTCTCTGAAACTGTAGAAAGACGTGGAAAACAGCATAACCCAGTTACAGGATCAGGTGGTATGCTTATAGGAACTATAAAGGAAATAGGGGCTTTATTAAAGGGGAAAATTGACCTTATGGAGGGTGATAAAGTTGCTACTTTAGTTTCACTTTCCCTAACACCTCTAAAGATAAATAAAATTAAAAACATTAGAGAAGACTCTGACCAGATAGACATTGAAGGTCAAGCAATCCTTTTTGAAAGTGGTATATACGCAAAACTGCCCAAAGATATGGATGAAAAATTGGCCTTAGCAGTATTGGACGTAGCTGGGGCACCAGCACAGACAGCTAGGCTTGTGAACCCAGAAGATACAGTTGTTGTAATAGGGGCAGGTGGAAAATCAGGGATACTTTGTTTATATGAAGCTAAGAAAAAAGCTGGGGCCAAAGGAAAAGTTATAGCCATTGAGTACAGTAAAGAAGGTTGTGATAGAATCATCAAATCACAATTGGCTGATATTGTGATACAAGGGGATGCAACTAACCCCATAGCCATACTGGAAAGTATTTTAGAAGTTAATGCCCAAAATTTGGCAGATATAACTATTAATTGTGTTAACATACAAAATACAGAAATGGCAACTATACTTGCCACCAAGGATCGAGGCAAAGTTTATTTCTTCAGCATGGCCACTAGTTTTACAGCTGCTGCTTTAGGGGCCGAAGGAGTAGGTAAAGATATCGATATGTTAATAGGAAATGGATATGCAAAGGATCACAGCGAAATTGCCCTTGGTATCTTGAGGGAATCCAAGACCATAAGAGACATGTTTGAAGAAATTTATGTATAG
- the speB gene encoding agmatinase, protein MSLFKNIEYTSNFIAAKEDYDSSKGVLLGVPMDYTVSFRPGSRFAAKRIREVSYNLEEYSFYCHKDLNDCPFYDAGDLALPFGNVEKSLDIIYESVSQIAKDGKIPFIIGGDHLISYATIKGVLDKHPNLAVVHFDAHADLRVDYAGESESHATVIGKVVRELGVKDVYQFGIRSGTKDEWEFAKENTRLFPFEVEKPLKSVLQELKGRPIYLTIDIDVVDPAFAPGTGTPEAGGISSKELLSSIKLLEDLDIVGFDIIEVAPVYDVSDITSVLAAKTIRESLLMYIK, encoded by the coding sequence ATGAGCCTATTTAAAAACATAGAGTATACTTCCAACTTTATTGCCGCAAAAGAAGACTATGATAGTTCTAAAGGTGTCTTGCTTGGGGTGCCAATGGATTATACTGTAAGTTTTAGACCTGGCTCTCGTTTCGCAGCTAAAAGAATAAGAGAAGTATCATATAACTTAGAGGAATATAGTTTTTATTGTCATAAAGACTTAAATGATTGCCCATTTTATGATGCTGGGGACCTAGCATTACCTTTTGGTAATGTGGAAAAATCTTTGGATATCATTTATGAGTCTGTTTCCCAAATCGCTAAAGATGGAAAAATACCTTTTATAATAGGTGGAGATCATCTAATATCCTATGCTACAATCAAAGGCGTTCTAGATAAACATCCAAATCTAGCAGTGGTTCACTTTGATGCCCATGCAGATTTACGGGTAGACTACGCTGGAGAAAGCGAATCTCACGCCACAGTGATTGGTAAGGTTGTTAGGGAATTGGGAGTAAAAGATGTATATCAGTTTGGAATTAGATCAGGTACTAAAGATGAATGGGAATTTGCAAAGGAAAACACTAGGCTTTTCCCTTTCGAGGTAGAAAAACCCCTTAAAAGTGTGTTGCAGGAACTAAAGGGCAGACCTATATATCTTACTATAGATATAGATGTAGTTGACCCTGCATTTGCCCCTGGAACAGGAACACCAGAAGCTGGTGGAATCTCCTCTAAGGAACTTTTATCAAGCATCAAGCTGCTAGAAGATTTAGATATAGTAGGCTTTGATATTATAGAGGTGGCACCAGTATATGATGTAAGTGACATCACATCTGTATTGGCGGCTAAAACCATTAGAGAAAGTTTATTGATGTACATCAAATAA
- the ablA gene encoding lysine 2,3-aminomutase translates to MDYKTHSKYKEVKDELWEDWHWQLKNRISTVEELKEIVNLTSDEEEGIRQCLQSLRMAITPYYGSLMDPNDPDCPVRKQAVPVSKELEKTINDMEDPLSEDTDSPVPGITHRYPDRVLFLVTDQCSMYCRHCTRRRIAGSTDMAMPTNQVDQAIEYVKRTKEIRDVLISGGDGLLISDDRLEYIIKSLREIPHVEIIRIGTRVPVVMPQRITDKLCEMLKKYHPIWINTHFNHPKELTNESKKALAMLADAGIPLGNQSVLLKGINDCPNIMKELMHLLVLNRVRPYYIYQCDLSRGIEHFRTPVSKGIEIIESLRGHTSGYAVPTFVVDAPGGGGKIPVMPQYMISQSPSKVVLRNFEGVISAYSQPTDYKDECKCKYCENEHDTIGVETLFSGQKINLEPVDLKRGTRRNK, encoded by the coding sequence ATGGATTATAAAACACACAGCAAGTATAAAGAAGTAAAGGATGAATTATGGGAAGACTGGCACTGGCAGCTGAAAAACAGAATTTCCACAGTAGAAGAGTTAAAAGAGATAGTTAACCTCACCTCAGATGAAGAAGAAGGAATAAGGCAATGTTTACAGAGTCTAAGAATGGCCATAACTCCTTACTATGGTTCCCTTATGGACCCAAATGACCCTGATTGCCCTGTTAGAAAGCAAGCTGTACCTGTGTCTAAGGAACTAGAAAAAACCATAAATGATATGGAAGATCCTCTATCAGAAGATACAGATTCACCTGTCCCTGGCATCACGCACAGATACCCAGACAGGGTTCTGTTCTTAGTTACTGATCAATGTTCAATGTACTGTAGGCACTGCACAAGACGTAGGATAGCAGGATCTACAGATATGGCAATGCCAACAAATCAAGTGGATCAAGCAATTGAATATGTAAAAAGAACAAAGGAAATAAGGGATGTGCTGATATCTGGGGGAGACGGTTTGCTTATTTCTGATGATAGGTTAGAATATATCATCAAATCACTTAGGGAAATACCCCATGTGGAAATAATAAGGATAGGAACCCGTGTGCCTGTTGTTATGCCTCAAAGGATAACAGATAAACTATGTGAGATGCTAAAGAAATATCACCCTATCTGGATTAACACACACTTTAACCATCCAAAGGAATTAACAAATGAGAGTAAAAAAGCCTTGGCAATGTTAGCTGATGCAGGTATACCACTTGGGAATCAGTCTGTGCTCTTAAAGGGGATAAATGACTGCCCTAACATAATGAAAGAACTTATGCATCTGCTTGTGCTCAATAGAGTTCGTCCGTACTATATATATCAATGCGACCTTTCCAGGGGAATTGAACACTTTAGAACACCTGTAAGTAAAGGAATAGAAATAATAGAAAGTTTAAGGGGACATACATCTGGATATGCCGTTCCCACTTTCGTTGTGGATGCCCCAGGTGGAGGTGGGAAGATACCAGTCATGCCCCAGTACATGATTAGCCAGTCTCCATCCAAAGTTGTATTAAGAAATTTTGAAGGTGTTATTTCAGCCTATTCACAGCCCACTGATTATAAAGATGAATGTAAATGCAAGTATTGTGAGAATGAACATGATACCATAGGTGTGGAAACTCTATTTTCTGGGCAGAAAATCAATCTAGAACCAGTGGATCTTAAGAGGGGTACTAGGAGAAACAAATGA
- a CDS encoding DUF1934 domain-containing protein: MRPVQIIIKSSQQTPSGRSDMQIQVEGNLTNKNDTWYLTYKEPEGTGLDNTTTTLKLEDNKVTLLRSGYTKLKQVFVLGEITRSHYVTQYGSFEIEVDAKDIRVELLSDKGKIYLNYDLNMAGEKIEDQKLNIMFYSI, translated from the coding sequence ATGCGACCCGTACAGATTATTATTAAGTCGAGTCAACAAACTCCTTCTGGACGTTCAGATATGCAAATACAGGTGGAAGGTAATCTTACTAATAAAAATGATACCTGGTATCTAACATATAAAGAGCCCGAAGGAACAGGTCTAGACAACACTACTACTACCCTTAAGCTAGAAGATAATAAAGTCACTTTACTACGCAGTGGTTATACTAAACTCAAACAAGTATTTGTTCTAGGTGAAATAACAAGAAGCCATTATGTTACACAGTATGGCAGCTTCGAGATAGAAGTGGACGCTAAGGATATCAGGGTAGAACTTTTGTCGGATAAAGGTAAAATATACCTGAACTATGACTTAAATATGGCAGGGGAAAAAATAGAAGATCAAAAACTCAACATTATGTTTTACTCCATCTAA
- a CDS encoding lysine 5,6-aminomutase subunit alpha, with the protein MANGLCLNQDLVNRGRKAAISISKDVESFIEPRTTVAVERTVGRLLGIDGVDSEGVPLVNVIVDRLLEADKLNLGLMYWVVNGCEALKLSPQIIAEQVAAGEVDLMALETVPPKKLKNKMEVYAQEALKSVREVREKRQQLIKTLGKGRAPELYVIVATGNIYEDVIQAQTAAKNGADIIAVIRTTGQSLLDYVPYGATTEGFGGTYATQENFKIMRKALDETSLEVGRYIQLVNYCSGLCMPEIAAMGAKERLDMMLNDALYGILFRDINMQRTMIDQNFSRIINGFAGIVINTGEDNYLTTADAIEEGHTVLASQFINERLGLDAGLTEEQLGLGHAFEINPQVENGLLYEIAQAQLSKDVFPRSPLKYMPPTKYMTGNIFKGHLQNGLFNLTSIITGQGIQLLGMLTEAIHTPFMHDRYLAIENAKYVMNNARSLGDEITFKSGGIIQKRAEEVLNKAVMLLEEIAKLGLFKAIERGYFADIKRPFNGGKGLEGVIIKDQSYYNPFAEIMKNENMDVKNSKGSV; encoded by the coding sequence ATGGCTAATGGGTTATGCCTTAATCAAGACCTGGTAAACAGGGGCAGAAAAGCAGCTATATCAATATCTAAAGATGTTGAGAGTTTTATAGAACCTAGAACCACTGTGGCTGTAGAAAGAACAGTTGGAAGGCTTTTGGGAATTGATGGGGTTGACAGTGAAGGGGTCCCACTAGTTAACGTGATAGTTGATAGGTTATTAGAAGCAGATAAACTAAATTTAGGACTAATGTACTGGGTGGTAAATGGATGCGAAGCACTAAAGCTCAGTCCCCAGATAATTGCTGAACAGGTGGCAGCTGGAGAAGTAGATCTTATGGCATTAGAAACCGTCCCTCCTAAAAAGCTGAAGAACAAAATGGAAGTATACGCCCAAGAAGCACTCAAATCTGTCAGAGAGGTAAGGGAAAAAAGACAACAACTTATAAAAACATTGGGCAAGGGAAGGGCTCCAGAGCTATATGTAATAGTTGCAACGGGGAATATTTATGAAGATGTTATACAGGCACAAACTGCAGCTAAAAACGGAGCCGATATCATCGCAGTGATTAGGACTACAGGTCAAAGTTTATTAGACTATGTCCCCTATGGAGCTACAACAGAGGGGTTTGGGGGAACATACGCCACCCAGGAAAACTTTAAAATAATGCGTAAAGCACTAGATGAGACTTCCCTGGAGGTTGGTAGATATATTCAACTTGTAAACTACTGCTCTGGCCTTTGCATGCCAGAAATAGCGGCAATGGGTGCAAAGGAAAGATTAGATATGATGTTAAATGATGCTCTTTATGGGATATTATTTAGGGATATTAATATGCAACGTACAATGATTGATCAAAATTTTTCTAGAATAATAAATGGGTTTGCAGGAATAGTTATTAATACAGGGGAAGATAACTACCTTACAACTGCAGATGCAATAGAAGAAGGTCATACGGTTTTAGCGTCACAATTTATAAACGAACGGCTTGGCCTTGATGCAGGATTAACAGAAGAACAGTTGGGGCTAGGGCATGCCTTTGAGATAAATCCCCAAGTGGAAAACGGGTTATTATATGAAATTGCCCAAGCTCAATTATCCAAAGACGTATTTCCAAGAAGTCCGTTGAAATATATGCCGCCTACAAAATACATGACTGGAAATATATTTAAGGGTCATTTGCAAAATGGCCTATTTAACCTTACCTCAATTATAACAGGACAGGGAATACAGCTTTTAGGAATGCTGACGGAAGCTATCCACACACCTTTCATGCATGATAGATACTTAGCAATAGAAAACGCTAAATATGTCATGAATAATGCTCGTTCTTTAGGTGATGAGATAACATTTAAGTCGGGAGGTATCATACAAAAAAGAGCCGAGGAAGTACTTAACAAAGCTGTAATGTTGTTAGAGGAAATAGCAAAGCTAGGCCTTTTCAAAGCCATTGAAAGAGGATATTTTGCAGATATAAAAAGACCATTCAATGGAGGAAAAGGATTAGAAGGTGTTATTATAAAAGATCAGAGTTATTACAATCCCTTCGCAGAAATAATGAAAAATGAGAATATGGATGTTAAAAATTCTAAGGGGAGTGTTTAA